A genomic region of Halomonas aestuarii contains the following coding sequences:
- a CDS encoding ABC transporter ATP-binding protein: protein MLEFRRVTKAYATPQGPLEVLAGVDLALSAGESLALMGESGSGKSTLLHLAAGLDLPDRGEVLLAGQAISSLDEPARAGRRRETLGLVFQQFHLVPSLSVLDNLRLQARLAGRERPDWTAELVERLGLAGLERRYPEQLSGGQQQRLAIGRALAPRPALLLADEPTGNLDEATAGEVLDLLLALVRDTGCSLLMVTHSPRVAAPLQRCLKLSRGRLAPHHPSERDA, encoded by the coding sequence ATGCTCGAGTTCCGCCGGGTCACCAAGGCCTATGCCACGCCCCAGGGGCCGCTCGAGGTCCTCGCCGGGGTCGACCTCGCGCTTTCGGCCGGCGAGAGCCTGGCCCTGATGGGCGAGTCGGGCAGCGGCAAGTCGACCCTGCTGCACCTGGCCGCGGGCCTCGACCTGCCCGACCGCGGCGAGGTCCTGCTGGCCGGTCAGGCGATCTCGTCGCTGGACGAGCCGGCGCGGGCGGGACGACGCCGCGAGACCCTGGGCCTGGTGTTCCAGCAGTTCCACCTGGTGCCGAGCCTCTCGGTGCTCGACAACCTGCGCCTGCAGGCGCGCCTGGCGGGCCGCGAGCGGCCCGACTGGACGGCCGAGCTGGTCGAGCGCCTGGGCCTGGCCGGACTGGAGCGGCGCTACCCCGAGCAGCTCTCCGGCGGCCAGCAACAGCGCCTGGCCATCGGCCGGGCCCTGGCGCCCCGCCCGGCCCTGCTGCTCGCCGACGAGCCCACCGGCAACCTCGACGAGGCCACCGCCGGCGAGGTGCTCGACCTGCTGCTGGCGCTGGTGCGCGACACCGGCTGCAGCCTGCTGATGGTGACCCACAGCCCCCGGGTGGCCGCGCCGCTGCAGCGCTGCCTCAAGCTCTCCCGCGGGCGGCTGGCGCCGCATCACCCGTCGGAGCGCGACGCGTGA